GGGGTCGGGTGCGGGGGCGGCACACTGGTGCTCGGGGCAGGTGGGCTGGCACCCTCGGTCGGAGTGGCCCTGGGACTGCCGGAGGCCGGGGAGGAGGCGCCTAGCGAGGTGGCTGGCATGGTGCTGGAGCGGAAGGGAGTCGCCGTGCTGCGGGGAGTGGTGAAGATGGAGGGGGCGGCCGGCGTGCTGGCCGAGGTTGCCTGGACAGGGGAgctgctgtgtgtgtggtgggtgctGGGGCCGGAGGAGATGATCCCGGTGCTGGGCGTGGCCGCGGGCGTGGGCATGGGCGTGGCCGAGGCCGTGGCCGGGGCTGTGGGTGTGGCTGAGGTGCTGGCCAGGGCGAGTGTGGAGCCGAGGTCCACGGTGGCGGTGGAGGTGGCGGTGGATGGACCCGCGGGGCCGGTGGATGTGGCCTCGGTGGTGGCGGGCGTGGAGCTGGGGGCTCCCGTCCTGAccgaggagggagggagagtcgTGGATGTGTGCAGCGTGGCGGAGGCCGGGAGGGGTGAGGTGAATGCGGACGTGAGGGTGCTCCCGGGGGAGCCGACGGTGGAGGAGGTGAGGACCGGGGCCCTGGACGGTGCCGTGGGCACGGGTGTGGTCACCAGGAGGGTGCTAGCGGCCCTGGTGGTGTGGGCAGCGGAGGCCGAGGCCAGAGGGGCCGTGAGAGAGGTGGCCGGGGCTGCGGTGTCCCTGGGAGTGGCGACCTGCGTGGTGGACCCGGTGGGAGTGCTGGCGGGAGGCGAGGGGCCGGCCGTGGTGTGGGTGGTGGGGAGTGTGGTGGTGTCGGTGGGCAGAGGGCTGGTGTTCGGGGTGGAGGCGGAGGCGGGCTCTGTgctgggggcaggtggaggggagCGAGGCACCCCCGTGGACGAGGTCAGGCTATGGGTGGCCACGGGAGTCGAGGTGGTGGAGGCGGGAGCATAGAGGGTGCTGCTGGGCGTGGCGGAGGACGTGACTGACGGCGGAGAGGGCCCCTCCGTGGCGACAGGCTGGCTGGAGGTGTCACTGGGGGCAGTCCCCGCGGGGGTCGGGTGCGGGGGCGGCACACTGGTGCTCGGGGCAGGTGGGCTGGCACCCTCGGTCGGAGTGGCCCTGGGACTGCCGGAGGCCGGGGAGGAGGCGCCTAGCGAGGTGGCTGGCATGGTGCTGGAGCGGAAGGGAGTCGCCGTGCTGCGGGGAGTGGTGAAGATGGAGGGGGCGGCCGGCGTGCTGGCCGAGGTTGCCTGGACAGGGGAgctgctgtgtgtgtggtgggtgctGGGGCCGGAGGAGATGATCCCGGTGCTGGGCGTGGCCGCGGGCGTGGGCATGGGCGTGGCCGAGGCCGTGGCCGGGGCTGTGGGTGTGGCTGAGGTGCTGGCCAGGGCGAGTGTGGAGCCGAGGTCCACGGTGGCGGTGGAGGTGGCGGTGGATGGACCCGCGGGGCCGGTGGATGTGGCCTCGGTGGTGGCGGGCGTGGAGCTGGGGGCTCCCGTCCTGAccgaggagggagggagagtcgTGGATGTGTGCAGCGTGGCGGAGGCCGGGAGGGGTGAGGTGAATGCGGACGTGAGGGTGCTCCCGGGGGAGCCGACGGTGGAGGAGGTGAGGACCGGGGCCCTGGACGGTGCCGTGGGCACGGGTGTGGTCACCAGGAGGGTGCTAGCGGCCCTGGTGGTGTGGGCAGCGGAGGCCGAGGCCAGAGGGGCCGTGAGAGAGGTGGCCGGGGCTGCGGTGTCCCTGGGAGTGGCGACCTGCGTGGTGGACCCGGTGGGAGTGCTGGCGGGAGGCGAGGGGCCGGCCGTGGTGTGGGTGGTGGGGAGTGTGGTGGTGTCGGTGGGCAGAGGGCTGGTGTTCGGGGTGGAGGCGGAGGCGGGCTCTGTgctgggggcaggtggaggggagCGAGGCACCCCCGTGGACGAGGTCAGGCTATGGGTGGCCACGGGAGTCGAGGTGGTGGAGGCGGGAGCATAGAGGGTGCTGCTGGGCGTGGCGGAGGACGTGACTGACGGCGGAGAGGGCCCCTCCGTGGCGACAGGCTGGCTGGAGGTGTCACTGGGGGCAGTCCCCGCGGGGGTCGGGTGCGGGGGCGGCACACTGGTGCTCGGGGCAGGTGGGCTGGCACCCTCGGTCGGAGTGGCCCTGGGACTGCCGGAGGCCGGGGAGGAGGCGCCTAGCGAGGTGGCTGGCATGGTGCTGGAGCGGAAGGGAGTCGCCGTGCTGCGGGGAGTGGTGAAGATGGAGGGGGCGGCCGGCGTGCTGGCCGAGGTTGCCTGGACAGGGGAgctgctgtgtgtgtggtgggtgctGGGGCCGGAGGAGATGATCCCGGTGCTGGGCGTGGCCGCGGGCGTGGGCATGGGCGTGGCCGAGGCCGTGGCCGGGGCTGTGGGTGTGGCTGAGGTGCTGGCCAGGGCGAGTGTGGAGCCGAGGTCCACGGTGGCGGTGGAGGTGGCGGTGGATGGACCCGCGGGGCCGGTGGATGTGGCCTCGGTGGTGGCGGGCGTGGAGCTGGGGGCTCCCGTCCTGAccgaggagggagggagagtcgTGGATGTGTGCAGCGTGGCGGAGGCCGGGAGGGGTGAGGTGAATGCGGACGTGAGGGTGCTCCCGGGGGAGCCGACGGTGGAGGAGGTGAGGACCGGGGCCCTGGACGGTGCCGTGGGCACGGGTGTGGTCACCAGGAGGGTGCTAGCGGCCCTGGTGGTGTGGGCAGCGGAGGCCGAGGCCAGAGGGGCCGTGAGAGAGGTGGCCGGGGCTGCGGTGTCCCTGGGAGTGGCGACCTGCGTGGTGGACCCGGTGGGAGTGCTGGCGGGAGGCGAGGGGCCGGCCGTGGTGTGGGTGGTGGGGAGTGTGGTGGTGTCGGTGGGCAGAGGGCTGGTGTTCGGGGTGGAGGCGGAGGCGGGCTCTGTgctgggggcaggtggaggggagCGAGGCACCCCCGTGGACGAGGTCAGGCTATGGGTGGCCACGGGAGTCGAGGTGGTGGAGGCGGGAGCATAGAGGGTGCTGCTGGGCGTGGCGGAGGACGTGACTGACGGCGGAGAGGGCCCCTCCGTGGCGACAGGCTGGCTGGAGGTGTCACTGGGGGCAGTCCCCGCGGGGGTCGGGTGCGGGGGCGGCACACTGGTGCTCGGGGCAGGTGGGCTGGCACCCTCGGTCGGAGTGGCCCTGGGACTGCCGGAGGCCGGGGAGGAGGCGCCTAGCGAGGTGGCTGGCATGGTGCTGGAGCGGAAGGGAGTCGCCGTGCTGCGGGGAGTGGTGAAGATGGAGGGGGCGGCCGGCGTGCTGGCCGAGGTTGCCTGGACAGGGGAgctgctgtgtgtgtggtgggtgctGGGGCCGGAGGAGATGATCCCGGTGCTGGGCGTGGCCGCGGGCGTGGGCATGGGCGTGGCCGAGGCCGTGGCCGGGGCTGTGGGTGTGGCTGAGGTGCTGGCCAGGGCGAGTGTGGAGCCGAGGTCCACGGTGGCGGTGGAGGTGGCGGTGGATGGACCCGCGGGGCCGGTGGATGTGGCCTCGGTGGTGGCGGGCGTGGAGCTGGGGGCTCCCGTCCTGAccgaggagggagggagagtcgTGGATGTGTGCAGCGTGGCGGAGGCCGGGAGGGGTGAGGTGAATGCGGACGTGAGGGTGCTCCCGGGGGAGCCGACGGTGGAGGAGGTGAGGACCGGGGCCCTGGACGGTGCCGTGGGCACGGGTGTGGTCACCAGGAGGGTGCTAGCGGCCCTGGTGGTGTGGGCAGCGGAGGCCGAGGCCAGAGGGGCCGTGAGAGAGGTGGCCGGGGCTGCGGTGTCCCTGGGAGTGGCGACCTGCGTGGTGGACCCGGTGGGAGTGCTGGCGGGAGGCGAGGGGCCGGCCGTGGTGTGGGTGGTGGGGAGTGTGGTGGTGTCGGTGGGCAGAGGGCTGGTGTTCGGGGTGGAGGCGGAGGCGGGCTCTGTgctgggggcaggtggaggggagCGAGGCACCCCCGTGGATGAGGTCAGGCTATGGGTGGCCACGGGAGTCGAGGTGGTGGAGGCGGGAGCATAGAGGGTGCTGCTGGGCGTGGCGGAGGACGTGACTGACGGCGGAGAGGGCCCCTCCGTGGCGACAGGCTGGCTGGAGGTGTCACTGGGGGCAGTCCCCGCGGGGGTCGGGTGCGGGGGCGGCACACTGGTGCTCGGGGCAGGTGGGCTGGCACCCTCGGTCGGAGTGGCCCTGGGACTGCCGGAGGCCGGGGAGGAGGCGCCTAGCGAGGTGGCTGGCATGGTGCTGGAGCGGAAGGGAGTCGCCGTGCTGCGGGGAGTGGTGAAGATGGAGGGGGCGGCCGGCGTGCTGGCCGAGGTTGCCTGGACAGGGGAgctgctgtgtgtgtggtgggtgctGGGGCCGGAGGAGATGATCCCGGTGGTGGGCGTGGCCGCGGGCGTGGGCATGGGCGTGGCCGAGGCCGTGGCCGGGGCTGTGGGTGTGGCTGAGGTGCTGGCCAGGGCGAGTGTGGAGCCGAGGTCCACGGTGGCGGTGGAGGTGGCGGTGGATGGACCCGCGGGGCCGGTGGATGTGGCCTCGGTGGTGGCGGGCGTGGAGCTGGGGGCTCCCGTCCTGAccgaggagggagggagagtcgTGGATGTGTGCAGCGTGGCGGAGGCCGGGAGGGGTGAGGTGAATGCGGACGTGAGGGTGCTCCCGGGGGAGCCGACGGTGGAGGAGGTGAGGACCGGGGCCCTGGACGGTGCCGTGGGCACGGGTGTGGTCACCAGGAGGGTGCTAGCGGCCCTGGTGGTGTGGGCAGCGGAGGCCGAGGCCAGAGGGGCCGTGAGAGAGGTGGCCGGGGCTGCGGTGTCCCTGGGAGTGGCGACCTGCGTGGTGGACCCGGTGGGAGTGCTGGCGGGAGGCGAGGGGCCGGCCGTGGTGTGGGTGGTGGGGAGTGTGGTGGTGTCGGTGGGCAGAGGGCTGGTGTTCGGGGTGGAGGCGGAGGCGGGCTCTGTgctgggggcaggtggaggggagCGAGGCACCCCCGTGGACGAGGTCAGGCTATGGGTGGCCACGGGAGTCGAGGTGGTGGAGGCGGGAGCATAGAGGGTGCTGCTGGGCGTGGCGGAGGACGTGACTGACGGCGGAGAGGGCCCCTCCGTGGCGACAGGCTGGCTGGAGGTGTCACTGGGGGCAGTCCCCGCGGGGGTCGGGTGCGGGGGCGGCACACTGGTGCTCGGGGCAGGTGGGCTGGCACCCTCGGTCGGAGTGGCCCTGGGACTGCCGGAGGCCGGGGAGGAGGCGCCTAGCGAGGTGGCTGGCATGGTGCTGGAGCGGAAGGGAGTCGCCGTGCTGCGGGGAGTGGTGAAGATGGAGGGGGCGGCCGGCGTGCTGGCCGAGGTTGCCTGGACAGGGGAgctgctgtgtgtgtggtgggtgctGGGGCCGGAGGAGATGATCCCGGTGCTGGGCGTGGCCGCGGGCGTGGGCATGGGCGTGGCCGAGGCCGTGGCCGGGGCTGTGGGTGTGGCTGAGGTGCTGGCCAGGGCGAGTGTGGAGCCGAGGTCCACGGTGGCGGTGGAGGTGGCGGTGGATGGACCCGCGGGGCCGGTGGATGTGGCCTCGGTGGTGGCGGGCGTGGAGCTGGGGGCTCCCGTCCTGAccgaggagggagggagagtcgTGGATGTGTGCAGCGTGGCGGAGGCCGGGAGGGGTGAGGTGAATGCGGACGTGAGGGTGCTCCCGGGGGAGCCGACGGTGGAGGAGGTGAGGACCGGGGCCCTGGACGGTGCCGTGGGCACGGGTGTGGTCACCAGGAGGGTGCTAGCGGCCCTGGTGGTGTGGGCAGCGGAGGCCGAGGCCAGAGGGGCCGTGAGAGAGGTGGCCGGGGCTGCGGTGTCCCTGGGAGTGGCGACCTGCGTGGTGGACCCGGTGGGAGTGCTGGCGGGAGGCGAGGGGCCGGCCGTGGTGTGGGTGGTGGGGAGTGTGGTGGTGTCGGTGGGCAGAGGGCTGGTGTTCGGGGTGGAGGCGGAGGCGGGCTCTGTgctgggggcaggtggaggggagCGAGGCACCCCCGTGGACGAGGTCAGGCTATGGGTGGCCACGGGAGTCGAGGTGGTGGAGGCGGGAGCATAGAGGGTGCTGCTGGGCGTGGCGGAGGACGTGACTGACGGCGGAGAGGGCCCCTCCGTGGCGACAGGCTGGCTGGAGGTGTCACTGGGGGCAGTCCCCGCGGGGGTCGGGTGCGGGGGCGGCACACTGGTGCTCGGGGCAGGTGGGCTGGCACCCTCGGTCGGAGTGGCCCTGGGACTGCCGGAGGCCGGGGAGGAGGCGCCTAGCGAGGTGGCTGGCATGGTGCTGGAGCGGAAGGGAGTCGCCGTGCTGCGGGGAGTGGTGAAGATGGAGGGGGCGGCCGGCGTGCTGGCCGAGGTTGCCTGGACAGGGGAgctgctgtgtgtgtggtgggtgctGGGGCCGGAGGAGATGATCCCGGTGCTGGGCGTGGCCGCGGGCGTGGGCATGGGCGTGGCCGAGGCCGTGGCCGGGGCTTTGGGTGTGGCTGAGGTGCTGGCCAGGGCGAGTGTGGAGCTGAGGTCCACGGTGGCGGTGGAGGTGGCGGTGGATGGACCCGCGGGGCCGGTGGATGTGGCCTCGGTGGTGGCGGGCGTGGAGCTGGGGGCTCCCGTCCTGAccgaggagggagggagagtcgTGGATGTGTGCAGCGTGGCGGAGGCCGGGAGGGGTGAGGTGAATGCGGACGTGAGGGTGCTCCCGGGGGAGCCGACGGTGGAGGAGGTGAGGACCGGGGCCCTGGACGGTGCCGTGGGCACGGGTGTGGTCACCAGGAGGGTGCTAGCAGCCCTGGTGGTGTGGGCAGCGGAGGCCGAGGCCAGAGGGGCCGTGAGAGAGGTGGCCGGGGCTGCGGTGTCCCTGGGAGTGGCGACCTGCGTGGTAGACCCGGTGGGATTTCTGGTGGGTTGCGAGGGGCCTTTAGTGTGTGCCACAAACGCAGAGGGCAGAATCcatggaagtgtgtgtgtgtagttctcCAAATTCACTGAGTCTGGAAATAATTGTTTGATTACAGAATGTtctttgtgtttgtctttttgtaatattgtaaatctgtgggttgctgttttctgtgTCATAAGGAACATCTCTGTATTTCTCCTTTTGTCAGTCACTGGCATTATTTCATCTGATTTTGTGGTTTCTCTTGTCGTTTTGATggttattgttttatttgttgttgtttttttgtttttttctgaaagagcCCTTTTCTTCCTTACTGGACTTCTCAGATTTTGAGGGGTAGTTTTTGTCCTGATGGCATGTGCTGTTCTCCATGTCACTGTAGGTGTAATATTATTTGTGTTCAATGTGCct
The sequence above is drawn from the Cervus canadensis isolate Bull #8, Minnesota chromosome 32, ASM1932006v1, whole genome shotgun sequence genome and encodes:
- the MUC3A gene encoding mucin-3A, giving the protein LRLVPLCTRAASPLQSPVLALALLPASTAPPDPCSSSGCCVSSGCSGPSWGPQVETSPPTMIVYMGSTECTNPTSLIITTTYPTTTCVSQTHVSFPSSHPTTPGTETPRTAITSAYPVSTTKRVTSAVTSPPTVTTPGKTPTTTAPPSSFVPATHTTPDTLISSMTGTTKRTTPAAASVHTTASPTPTSVPTSATTPSLTTRNTLITTVSDKNFSPTTHTMSTASLPDTLSTFKTSTATTHAPTSAGSLTTPTTPVAPAATEATTGIGPSQPTRNPTGSTTQVATPRDTAAPATSLTAPLASASAAHTTRAASTLLVTTPVPTAPSRAPVLTSSTVGSPGSTLTSAFTSPLPASATLHTSTTLPPSSVRTGAPSSTPATTEATSTGPAGPSTATSTATVDLSSTLALASTSATPKAPATASATPMPTPAATPSTGIISSGPSTHHTHSSSPVQATSASTPAAPSIFTTPRSTATPFRSSTMPATSLGASSPASGSPRATPTEGASPPAPSTSVPPPHPTPAGTAPSDTSSQPVATEGPSPPSVTSSATPSSTLYAPASTTSTPVATHSLTSSTGVPRSPPPAPSTEPASASTPNTSPLPTDTTTLPTTHTTAGPSPPASTPTGSTTQVATPRDTAAPATSLTAPLASASAAHTTRAASTLLVTTPVPTAPSRAPVLTSSTVGSPGSTLTSAFTSPLPASATLHTSTTLPPSSVRTGAPSSTPATTEATSTGPAGPSTATSTATVDLGSTLALASTSATPTAPATASATPMPTPAATPSTGIISSGPSTHHTHSSSPVQATSASTPAAPSIFTTPRSTATPFRSSTMPATSLGASSPASGSPRATPTEGASPPAPSTSVPPPHPTPAGTAPSDTSSQPVATEGPSPPSVTSSATPSSTLYAPASTTSTPVATHSLTSSTGVPRSPPPAPSTEPASASTPNTSPLPTDTTTLPTTHTTAGPSPPASTPTGSTTQVATPRDTAAPATSLTAPLASASAAHTTRAASTLLVTTPVPTAPSRAPVLTSSTVGSPGSTLTSAFTSPLPASATLHTSTTLPPSSVRTGAPSSTPATTEATSTGPAGPSTATSTATVDLGSTLALASTSATPTAPATASATPMPTPAATPTTGIISSGPSTHHTHSSSPVQATSASTPAAPSIFTTPRSTATPFRSSTMPATSLGASSPASGSPRATPTEGASPPAPSTSVPPPHPTPAGTAPSDTSSQPVATEGPSPPSVTSSATPSSTLYAPASTTSTPVATHSLTSSTGVPRSPPPAPSTEPASASTPNTSPLPTDTTTLPTTHTTAGPSPPASTPTGSTTQVATPRDTAAPATSLTAPLASASAAHTTRAASTLLVTTPVPTAPSRAPVLTSSTVGSPGSTLTSAFTSPLPASATLHTSTTLPPSSVRTGAPSSTPATTEATSTGPAGPSTATSTATVDLGSTLALASTSATPTAPATASATPMPTPAATPSTGIISSGPSTHHTHSSSPVQATSASTPAAPSIFTTPRSTATPFRSSTMPATSLGASSPASGSPRATPTEGASPPAPSTSVPPPHPTPAGTAPSDTSSQPVATEGPSPPSVTSSATPSSTLYAPASTTSTPVATHSLTSSTGVPRSPPPAPSTEPASASTPNTSPLPTDTTTLPTTHTTAGPSPPASTPTGSTTQVATPRDTAAPATSLTAPLASASAAHTTRAASTLLVTTPVPTAPSRAPVLTSSTVGSPGSTLTSAFTSPLPASATLHTSTTLPPSSVRTGAPSSTPATTEATSTGPAGPSTATSTATVDLGSTLALASTSATPTAPATASATPMPTPAATPSTGIISSGPSTHHTHSSSPVQATSASTPAAPSIFTTPRSTATPFRSSTMPATSLGASSPASGSPRATPTEGASPPAPSTSVPPPHPTPAGTAPSDTSSQPVATEGPSPPSVTSSATPSSTLYAPASTTSTPVATHSLTSSTGVPRSPPPAPSTEPASASTPNTSPLPTDTTTLPTTHTTAGPSPPASTPTGSTTQVATPRDTAAPATSLTAPLASASAAHTTRAASTLLVTTPVPTAPSRAPVLTSSTVGSPGSTLTSAFTSPLPASATLHTSTTLPPSSVRTGAPSSTPATTEATSTGPAGPSTATSTATVDLGSTLALASTSATPTAPATASATPMPTPAATPSTGIISSGPSTHHTHSSSPVQATSASTPAAPSIFTTPRSTATPFRSSTMPATSLGASSPASGSPRATPTEGASPPAPSTSVPPPHPTPAGTAPSDTSSQPVATEGPSPPSVTSSATPSSTLYAPASTTSTPVATHSLTSSTGVPRSPPPAPSTEPASASTPNTSPLPTDTTTLPTTHTTAGPSPPASTPTGSTTQVATPRDTAAPATSLTAPLASASAAHTTRAASTLLVTTPVPTAPSRAPVLTSSTVGSPGSTLTSAFTSPLPASATLHTSTTLPPSSVRTGAPSSTPATTEATSTGPAGPSTATSTATVDLGSTLALASTSATPTAPATASATPMPTPAATPSTGIISSGPSTHHTHSSSPVQATSASTPAAPSIFTTPRSTATPFRSSTMPATSLGASSPASGSPRATPTEGASPPAPSTSVPPPHPTPAGTAPSDTSSQPVATEGPSPPSVTSSATPSSTLYAPASATSTPVATHSLTSSTGVPRSPPPAPSTEPASASTPNTSPLPTDTTTLPTTHTTTGPFPASINTLLFSRSLPSFTRTIAIDAGSSSTESTQPLSVLTSKFISPYTTSVFSPAYRTETTQFTSTPSPPTGTFTTARTEVPTPTYTSPPATLITASLSTPSTTEVVKTGTSNMVTPPTSVTALSTSGVSPSSAFPILSTSTNAISTPFGTIISSSIPAIMSSSISPSSEVPTRSSFFSTSSSMSSVENTGPSSVTAFPTISSTETTRTSPTVTSLTTSPTRTTTMLTLSSTTPCPESISVTIVSASPTTPCIEVGPNAEVTSMPTVPLSVFTATTEMVTSPNSTSMTTLFPDKLGPSPPMLDTNPSNKTAAPSSISIGKIPINMVFLSTRRPKSGTWINSNFINTRPVPGSTTIPHKAKRRRRSSSSMVTTRKLTPQSLPITRVPRIPVDTKTLSTHTSHRTTLTTTQMTTQSRFISSPGTCDNGGTWMQGHCSCPRTFYGSRCELAAREIYLDTVDAEVGMEVSVNQEFSPDLNDNSSKVYRDFTNTFRDQIKKIYQNVQGFKEVQILSLRNGSIVVEYLVLLELPFSTQLEEEYEKVKVALKEELQNVSQDGDNCQNDQVLCFKPDSIKVNNATRTELSPEAICRRAAAKGYEDFYFPFLEENQLRCVTKCTASLDGAIDCHQGQCVLQKSGPSCRCFSTDTHWFSGPRCEVAISWKALVGGLAVAGALLLLLLVVALSMFVVRSRRRDRQGRGRSRDDRKWFETWDESAKPAFSNFAFQDDRRGAYLQT